DNA sequence from the Malus domestica chromosome 06, GDT2T_hap1 genome:
CACGCCTTGTGTGCAAGAAATGGAAACACTTGACTACTACTCCTCGGTTCCTGCAGATGAGACGGGAAGGCTCATATCAGACCCCATGGTTGTTTCATTTTGGTGCTGTTAAAGATGATTATTGCTCTGGTGAGATACATGCATTGGATGTGTCTCTAAATCAATGGCATAGTATAAATGCTGAAATCCTGAAGGGAAGGTTCATGTTTTCTGTTGCTAGTGTCCAGGATGATATTTATGTTGTTGGGGGTTGTTCAAGCTTGAACAACTTTGGGAGGGTGGATAGGAGCTCTTTTAAGACACACAAAGGGGTGATGCTGTTTAGTCCCTTAACAAAATCTTGGCGCAAAGTTGCTCCAATGAAGTATGCAAGATCAATGCCTATTTTAGGAGTTTCAGAGGTCACTTCAGATTTTTCCACCAGTCAAAGTTATCAAGGTCGCCAAGATAGACGTATTCCCAGATCACGGGTAGGTGGAGTTTCAGAGGTTTATGAAGATCCTCACAGGCTTTCTCTTAGGCGTCAACACAGACATTCTGCTGATGACAATGAGTCTTTGGTGTTGCCCAATAGAAAGTCGTATAAATTTATGAAACAAAAAAGTGATCACTCATCCATGAAGGGTTGTAGAAGGTTTGTGCTCGTTGCTGTTGGTGGTCTTGGCACCTGGGATGAACCTTTGGATTCTGGAGAAATATATGATTCTGTTTCAAGGAAATGGACAGAAATTCAAGGGTTCCCTGTGGACTTTGGGATTGCTTGTTCTGGGGTTGTTTGTAATGGGATGTTTTATGTTTATTCTGAAACTGACAAGCTCGCAGGATATGACATCGAAAGGGGTTTCTGGATTGCAATCCAAACCACTCCTTTCCCACCCCGTGTTCATGAATATTACCCAAAACTGGTATCTTGTAATGGCAGGCTCTTCATGCTTTCTGTCTTCTGGTGCGAAGGGGATGGTCAGATAGGCCGGAGAAACAAGGCTGTTAGAAAGGTATGGGAGCTGGATCTCATGTACCTTAACTGGACTGAGGTCTCAGTACATCCCGATGCTCCAATGGACTGGAATGCTGCGTTTGTGGCAGACGGAAACATGATATTCGGTATTGAGATGTTCAAAATATTTGGTCAAGTATTGGATTTTTTTACTGTATGTGATGTGTCTGATACGGGGATGAAATGGAGTCATATCTCAAGGAACCATGTAACTCGCGAGCTGGATGCCTCTTCGTGCTTGACCAAGTCAATGGCTGTGCTACATCTGTAAGTTAAAGACTGTAAAGTCCTCTGTACGTTGTAACTCACAGAAACAAAGTATTACACACAACACAtgatcatcattcatcaacGCTCTGGTTCTCCCTCTCTTCTCAAGAGCACTTTGGGCGTACCTGCTACCGTCAAGTTCAGTGTTGAATCCATTGGGCAAAGCATTTTGTATCCTGGTGAAAAGATTTGAATGGAGATTCTTAATAAAAACCCCGACCATTGGAGAAATACGGTATGCTCGCTCATTCGCTCGCTTATGTAGTCTCGGATGTAATTTGTTCACCAACATTCATGAAATTGATTCTGTAATTTAAATCTCACGTCTTTGTTAATTATTCCCACTTCATCGTATTCATATGTTGCAACtctattgaattgaatttggtcCCTCCTGCTGTTATTGATTTTGAATGGTGGATATCCTATTACTTCTAAATTGATCCACAGTTGGTCAATCTTAAGGAGGAGGTTGTTGCAATGCACTGTAAGTTTCCGTTGACCATTCCGATTCTTTTTCAACATTGGTGGTCTGCGGAACGAGAAATTATGTGCTTAATCTTTTTTTGTCTGGTTTATTTCACAAATCGAATTCCAGTTGCTTAATCCTTGCGCGATGACAATCTTCTTTTTGAAGCGTTAGATGGAGTATCAGATTAACACACTCACTCTCTCATAACatcccttttttcttctttttttccttaaGTTGTTCTGCCTAAATCTGTGTTTCACGATTGCAAAGATGTGCATATGGTGCAGTGCTTCAAACAAATTTGGTTTTGCGATTCAAGTCTGGGATTTGCGTTTCGAGTTTGGGATTTGCGATTCGAATCTGGGTTTCGCTTTCGTGATTCGAATATGGGTTTTGCAATTCCAATGAATTCGGGTGTTGTGATTTGAGCGAATTTGTGAAGATGTGTAGAAGATGGAAGATGTGGTTGCAGAGGCTCCACGGAGGGATTATCAGAAGAACCCAAACAAGCATACTTTGCGGTTCTGGGTTATGCGATGGTGGCGCCTCAAGCAGACGTAGCAAGCAGAGTGAGGAGAGAGGGGATGCGACTTGATTTTGGGTTCTTCGATATTTGAAACGAGCAGACAACGGGATTCTGGGTTCTCCCTCTGCGATTTTGGGTTGGCAATTGTAGGCGATGTTGGCGACGCGagcagagaggagagagagaatgcGACGCGAGCAGACGCAGCGAAGATCTTTGCAATCCCATGGTATTCAGTGGTCTTGCTAAGATCTTCTAGTGAACGAGAATCCATGCGAGTCCCGTTTTATCCCATTAAACTTGGTCCATATACGTAACAAACACAAGGCTACATGttgtccaatccaatccaatctagTGAGAGTTAACGAGTCCGAATGCACCATTAGTACACTTAAATTTGATGATTAAAATTCCATCCTCAAAtgaaaaaattataatcaaagtttCATGACCTTTTCAATATAATCGCGCTGAACAAGAGAGTTTCTAGGTTCCGATTAatccattttcaaattttcctaaACTTTCTCGGTGACCAAACAGCAGAACGGACACTCAAAACAACGATCTTTATCAACTTCTACTCCATATATATAGAATAGCCAAGAAAATAAAGAATTTAAAAGAAAGGATCGGAATAGTTACCGTTACGGGGATCAGTAAACGCTTCCGGCTTCGGAAATCAGAATCGCGGAGTTGAAGAATACTAAGCACACCCACCCATAGACTGTACTATTTGACAGCCATGCTCAGGCGAATCTAACTGCGGCAatcaatcaagaaaaaaaatcgtAAGAGAAACATGTACGAATGAAGTTACAATGCATGCGTTGTCTTTTGGTTTTTCCCGCTTTTTCTCGGGAACCAACCAAACAGGAGCGGAAAGTGTACGAGAAAGACTGTAAAACTGACCGAAGGGAAGTTAAAATGTAGAGACGGACGACGTCGGAGCTGCGCTGTGGATTAAATATATAGAAAAGCTAGGGTTTGTGGATTAACCGTTGGAAGGAGGAAGCAGGGAGATTTGCAGAGCAGAGAGAGGCCCGTTAGGTCGTCGGTCCATCTTGCATGTTGCACCACCCCCTTTTTCATGAATGGAGGAAGGACTGACTGGCTTGCACATGGGGATTGGGGCCACTCTTTTTATTTAatcttttcaaataaaaatttatttcctttcaaatttgtttattttgtcaCACGATCACTTAGCAATCAGTCTGACAATTGACTATCGAAGATCTATCATTGCAAAGAATTTTTAAGTTGATATATGATATTGCAATGTTTAAGATGTGATGTATGAAATTATTATGCCGTCAAAAATTAAGGGGGTGTGGTCTAATGagaattttaaaagattttaaatgaCTTATAGTTTAGAATCATGATATAGTCAAGTAGgattttcaaaacttttaaAAGAATCAATTCAAATACCGGGGTAGTCaattaaatgattttaaaaGACTCTAGAATTCTGATGTAGTCAACtaggattttaaaggatttttatAGAGTCCATGCAAGTTTATAAGTATTAAAAAATTCTTAGATTTTGAAGGATTTCTTTCAATAAGAGATTTTGTAGGATGAGAAGGGATTATAAGCATACCAAAATCCTACCTCCACCCCTAGGATTTCTTTTCAACCCCGTCGCTCGGATTATAAGCATACCAAAATCCTACCTCCACCCCTAGGATTTCTTTTCAACCCCCtcgctctctctttctctctctctttccctctctccaTTCCACAACTCGACCTTTCTTTCTcactctccattttcttccagACATAGAACCTGCCAACTTGATTTCCTTTCACGTTCATCTGTCACAGTCCCAGTTgcaaattacaatttttttaaaattttttattttctttattttggacTGTGTAATAGTATTTCTTGTAATGCTTTGATGGGAAGTGTTAATGGCTACTAGCAATTCTTGTAGATAGAACACATGTTAATTGAACTCTTGAAAATTACTACTAAGAATCTTATTGCCAATTcaagctttcttttctttttcgtgtAATCATGTTAGTGTAAGGGTGTAAGCATCTTCCAAAGCCTATTTATATTGGTAGCTGTACTTAGACTAAACAACACATTATGAACTAATCAATTGTTGAGGAAAAATGGTTAATTTTGAGACATTTGATTTACGAAGCACTACTTGTTTTGGTTagttaaaattatttttcgtaaaaaaatcacaattcaaatgagaaagggaaagaaaagacatttgattggtttatatttccatatcaatatatatatatgtttatgtcTTTTTTAGATTGTGCACTGAGAAAAGAATTTATGTTGTAGGAGTAAAAAAAGAAATACTAAGAAATCCATGAAAGAAATCCTTACAAATCCATAGAAATCTATAATACAAGTGGGAGTTGTCCATACAAATCCATACAAATCCTTACAAATCAAAAAAGAATTTAGGTTCTCCATTGTTTGGCTTAGCCAAACTTCCCCTCCGCTCGTGTAAAAATTCGATgtactcaaacaaaaaaaaaaaaaaaaaagaggtgttCAAGAAGTGGGTGTTCCAGAATCGAAATCTGGGTATAACAGAATTTTCCTTAACAATTTGTACAAAAAATGCAGCTGATTAACAGAAACCCAAGTAGATGGAGACACCACCATccttaaaaacaaatgaacagctttctttcaaaacaaatgaaaaatctGCATACAACAAATATATACCCCCCTCCAATGGCAGCTTCGCAAACTATAACAATAAAAACCACCGGGGAAGATATCTATCATGCGTTCGGAAAGACACCAGAGAAGTTTGGTAACCTGTCAACGTGCTTCAGGGCACGTTCAGCAATCTGCCGGGTTCGATAGTCACCATGCTGGAAGGCATCAACAAGTGCGGTGCTCACGTTCGGATCTCCAGAAACTTCATAGGCTATCTCATCACTCCGCAATAGTCTTTCAACTACCCAGACTGCCCTCCTCCTCAGATTCTCTGTCCGTTTCTCTAACAACACGTCAAGAATAGGCTTCACCCCCTCTGCCTCACACAACACCATAACCCCTTGTTCGATATCAACCCCATCATCCAACAGAGTAGAGAGTGCTGCAAGTGCTGCTTCGACCACCTTCTCGTTTGTGTGGTCCAGAAGAGCTACCAACTTTTCCACAGCATGTCCCTCCAAGAGACAAAAACTCTCTCTAAGTGAACACGTCCCACGATGAAGCCGACACAATCCGTTTATGGCAGGTGGCTTGCTAAAACATGAAAAAACTGAAGCACAGAAACCAGGTGTAGGCAACTCGGGCAATCTTGTCAAATTTTTGGATTCTTGTGATAAATTCTCCAATGCTGCTGCCGAACTCATCTGTACATTCTCCAGTCCATTGGACTGTAGAAGTTCAATGAAAAGTGCAGCAAGATTAAGTTCACGGCACAGAGAAACTGCACCTTGCTCATCAGCCAACACAAGTGTAACCCTGGCTAGAACTCGTACAAGTCCTTCTAGAAATGGCGTCACAAAGCGGCCACCCCTACTCCCCCCTTGGCGGATCTTAACTATTTTAGAATGTACCAGCTCAAAGGCACCGTCATCTAGCATCTGCCTGGCAAGGCCTAGATCCCTCTCCGGTAGTTCAGCTAAGACACTAATGGCTGCTGCTTGCTCTTCAGTGATTGAAATATTCTCTGATATGACTTTTATTAGGCTTCCAAGTTGGCCCACTGTGCCACGTAGGGCGTCAGCTAGCTCCTGGCCCACATGTGGAGAGAGGTTCTGGAGAAGTTTAATGGAAGCCACACGTAATTCCTTTTGTGGAGCCTCAATAAACTGCACCAAACTAATAATGGCCCCTGAGCTTTTAATGGCGGCAACAACACTCAGAATAGTTGAAGGAGAGCTAGTGAGTCCAACAAGAACCTGGAGAAGCTTGCTCTCGATTGCTGGTCCAGTGTTGCTAATGAGATGTAGTAGGTTATGGACAATGTCTTCTGAGACTAGCGTTTGCTGATCGGGTCCAACCAAGATGGAATCAAAATCGTAGTCTGTGCTAACAACATTAGCAAGAATTGTTGCAGCAACCTCCTTCAGTCGCATAGGCTGG
Encoded proteins:
- the LOC103436727 gene encoding F-box/kelch-repeat protein At5g42350-like, with product MYSGRPSGEENLHQDFEALRVSKCLMRNVSQKLRKKNQRSVGDEDNGVRGIALRCLTLYGRGGGCKVGADTCDDFGDTSNRRRSSASDEGKGYRPICGTEESGVDCFSYGVREKFWKKHNRKDFELEESIINSRMHIFLPDDVLEMCLVRLPLTSLMTARLVCKKWKHLTTTPRFLQMRREGSYQTPWLFHFGAVKDDYCSGEIHALDVSLNQWHSINAEILKGRFMFSVASVQDDIYVVGGCSSLNNFGRVDRSSFKTHKGVMLFSPLTKSWRKVAPMKYARSMPILGVSEVTSDFSTSQSYQGRQDRRIPRSRVGGVSEVYEDPHRLSLRRQHRHSADDNESLVLPNRKSYKFMKQKSDHSSMKGCRRFVLVAVGGLGTWDEPLDSGEIYDSVSRKWTEIQGFPVDFGIACSGVVCNGMFYVYSETDKLAGYDIERGFWIAIQTTPFPPRVHEYYPKLVSCNGRLFMLSVFWCEGDGQIGRRNKAVRKVWELDLMYLNWTEVSVHPDAPMDWNAAFVADGNMIFGIEMFKIFGQVLDFFTVCDVSDTGMKWSHISRNHVTRELDASSCLTKSMAVLHL
- the LOC103436726 gene encoding U-box domain-containing protein 44-like, which translates into the protein MAESWHGNYDTGSPSDDSHKFERLHIEPIYDAFFCPLTKQVMRDPVTLENGQTFEREAIEKWFRECKESGRKLVCPLTLKELKRGDLKPSIALRNTIEEWNARNEAAQLDMARKSLNLSSSESEVLLALKFVQQICQKTRSNKHVARNAGLIPMIVDMLKSSSRKVRCKALETLKTVVEDDSDNKEILADGDIVRTIVKFLSHEQSKEREEAVSLLYELSKSEALCEKIGSINGAILILVGMTSSKSDNILTVENADKTLENLEKYENNVRQMAENGRLQPLLTQIREGPPETQLSMSNFLGELVLDNDVKVLVAKSVGSALINIMRSGDMQSREAALKALNQISSCEASAKVLIEAGILPSLVKDLFFVGTNQPMRLKEVAATILANVVSTDYDFDSILVGPDQQTLVSEDIVHNLLHLISNTGPAIESKLLQVLVGLTSSPSTILSVVAAIKSSGAIISLVQFIEAPQKELRVASIKLLQNLSPHVGQELADALRGTVGQLGSLIKVISENISITEEQAAAISVLAELPERDLGLARQMLDDGAFELVHSKIVKIRQGGSRGGRFVTPFLEGLVRVLARVTLVLADEQGAVSLCRELNLAALFIELLQSNGLENVQMSSAAALENLSQESKNLTRLPELPTPGFCASVFSCFSKPPAINGLCRLHRGTCSLRESFCLLEGHAVEKLVALLDHTNEKVVEAALAALSTLLDDGVDIEQGVMVLCEAEGVKPILDVLLEKRTENLRRRAVWVVERLLRSDEIAYEVSGDPNVSTALVDAFQHGDYRTRQIAERALKHVDRLPNFSGVFPNA